In a single window of the Perca flavescens isolate YP-PL-M2 chromosome 18, PFLA_1.0, whole genome shotgun sequence genome:
- the LOC114572706 gene encoding C-1-tetrahydrofolate synthase, cytoplasmic, with product MLSLAALALRLRVSGCQGRRRSIATVVSGNRMSKLVRERLQKEVEKMRSQFSGFRPGLLVLQVGDRDDSNLYISSKLKAAAEIGIDARHVRLPNTARQDEVLQNIRSANANVSVHGLIVQLPLDSVNRIDTQLITNAVAPEKDVDGLSCINAGKLSRGDLTDCFLPCTPNGCMELIRQTGVSVAGKHAVVIGRSKIVGAPMHDLLLWNHATVTTCHSWTHDLPLQVGRADILVVGVGRAEMVRGDWLKEGAVVIDCGINQVPDETKASGIRVVGDVHYTSANQSAGFITPVPGGVGPMTVAMLMQNTVQSAQRFLQNQKH from the exons atGTTATCCTTGGCTGCCCTGGCGCTCCGTCTCCGAGTCTCTGGTTGCCAGGGAAGAAGACGATCCATCGCAACTGTGGTCTCAGGGAACAGGATGTCCAA gttGGTGAGGGAGCGGCTGCAGAAGGAGGTGGAGAAGATGAGGAGTCAGTTCTCAGGGTTCAGACCTGGTCTGCTGGTTCTGCAG GTGGGCGACAGAGACGACTCTAATCTGTACATCAGCTCCAAACTGAAGGCTGCAGCCGAG ATCGGAATCGATGCGAGACACGTGCGGCTGCCGAACACGGCGAGACAGGACGAG GTTCTGCAGAACATCCGGTCTGCCAACGCCAACGTGTCCGTCCATGGTCTGATCGTCCAGCTCCCTCTGGACTCGGTGAACCGCATCGACACGCAACTCATCACCAACGCCGTCGCTCCAGAGAAAGACGTGGACGG tctgagCTGTATCAATGCAGGGAAGTTGTCTCGAGGAGACCTGACCGACTGCTTCCTCCCCTGCACCCCTAACGGCTGCATGGAGCtcatcagacagacag GCGTGTCTGTGGCAGGGAAACACGCTGTGGTGATTGGCCGCAGTAAGATCGTCGGGGCGCCGATGCACGACCTGCTGCTGTGGAACCACGCCACCGTGACCACCTGTCACTCATGGACCCACGACTTGCCCCTACAG GTGGGCCGGGCTGATAtcctggtggtgggggtgggcCGAGCAGAGATGGTGAGAGGTGATTGGCTGAAGGAGGGAGCCGTGGTCATTGATTGTGGAATCAACCAAGTACCAG ACGAGACAAAGGCGAGCGGTATACGGGTTGTCGGAGACGTCCACTACacgtcagccaatcagagtgcAGGATTCATCACACCTGTTCCAGGAGGGGTGGGGCCGATGACAGTGGCCATGCTCATGCAG AACACGGTGCAGAGCGCTCAGCGTTTCCTCCAGAACCAGAAACACTGA